A stretch of the Balneola vulgaris DSM 17893 genome encodes the following:
- the ndk gene encoding nucleoside-diphosphate kinase, producing MAVERTLTILKPDCVRKGLIGEVTKRIQDAGFKILAMKLTRLTADTAGGFYAVHKERPFYGELCEFMSSGACVPMILEKENAVADFRALIGATNPAEAEAGTIRADFADSVGENIIHGSDSVENGQIEAAYFFAESDVVANNA from the coding sequence ATGGCAGTAGAAAGAACATTGACTATTCTTAAGCCCGACTGTGTTCGTAAAGGACTTATCGGCGAAGTTACCAAGAGAATTCAGGACGCAGGATTTAAAATTCTTGCAATGAAATTAACCCGTTTAACTGCAGATACAGCTGGTGGGTTTTACGCTGTACATAAAGAGCGTCCATTTTATGGTGAACTTTGTGAGTTTATGAGTAGCGGAGCTTGTGTTCCAATGATCCTTGAAAAGGAAAATGCAGTAGCTGATTTTAGAGCATTAATTGGTGCTACTAACCCAGCTGAAGCTGAAGCAGGTACTATCCGTGCTGATTTTGCTGATAGTGTTGGTGAGAACATTATCCACGGATCTGATTCTGTAGAAAATGGTCAAATTGAAGCAGCATATTTCTTTGCTGAATCAGACGTTGTAGCAAACAACGCTTAA